A single Micromonospora luteifusca DNA region contains:
- a CDS encoding O-antigen ligase family protein — protein sequence MPVTLALAASEPEGEGPSAIATPLPPRLPRWPLLIMFGLVPLWWLAGAFYLVWPLCGALLLALLIVRGRVPLPPATGVWLLFLALVLLSATQLPSSVSLLPFGLRLGYYVTALVVGGYVYVYARERADPAAALVPICAFWFGLVLLGWLGVLAPRFALSTPMEMLLPAGLADHPYTQDLVHIRAAEYSELSLDPIFRPAAPFPYTNNYGSAYAMTLPCVVAYTMLRRRGFLRWALLVSLPLSLAPTFLTLNRVMFVSLGVGLGVLGVRAALRGNVRVGASVVGVLVIGGLTALLIPVGELINKRVQSSDTNTDRLSLYVEVIRRIGDSPWLGYGAPVTVDTVTAQVPVGTQGQLWMVMFSHGIPALLCFLAWFVIVVLKSARARSAPGQWLAVVPVICLVQIPFYGMADPTITIAFFGVAVAMALAEREAGPRHPDRAHPARLRRAVAG from the coding sequence GTGCCTGTCACCCTCGCCCTGGCGGCCAGCGAGCCGGAGGGGGAGGGCCCGTCGGCCATCGCGACGCCGCTGCCACCGCGGCTGCCCCGTTGGCCGCTGCTGATCATGTTCGGTCTGGTCCCGCTGTGGTGGTTGGCCGGCGCGTTCTACCTGGTCTGGCCTCTGTGCGGCGCGTTGCTGCTGGCGTTGCTGATCGTCCGGGGGCGGGTGCCGCTGCCTCCGGCCACCGGCGTCTGGCTGCTGTTTCTGGCGCTGGTGCTCCTCAGTGCCACCCAACTACCCTCATCAGTCTCGCTGCTCCCCTTCGGCCTGCGGCTGGGCTACTACGTCACCGCCCTCGTGGTCGGCGGGTACGTGTACGTATATGCCAGGGAGCGAGCCGACCCGGCGGCGGCGCTCGTGCCGATCTGCGCGTTCTGGTTCGGTCTGGTGCTGCTGGGCTGGCTCGGCGTGCTGGCGCCGCGATTCGCGCTGAGCACCCCGATGGAGATGTTGCTGCCCGCCGGCCTGGCCGACCACCCGTACACGCAGGATCTGGTCCACATCAGGGCCGCCGAGTACAGCGAACTGTCGCTCGACCCGATCTTCCGTCCGGCGGCGCCGTTCCCGTACACCAACAACTACGGCAGCGCGTACGCGATGACGTTGCCCTGCGTCGTGGCGTACACCATGTTGCGCCGCCGCGGATTCCTCCGTTGGGCGCTGCTCGTGTCGCTGCCGCTGTCGCTGGCACCGACCTTCCTCACCCTGAACCGGGTCATGTTCGTGAGCCTCGGGGTGGGCCTGGGCGTGCTCGGCGTGCGGGCCGCGCTGCGGGGAAACGTCCGGGTGGGCGCCTCCGTCGTCGGGGTCCTGGTCATCGGCGGGCTCACCGCTCTGTTGATCCCGGTCGGTGAGTTGATCAACAAGCGGGTCCAGTCGAGCGACACGAACACCGACCGACTCTCCCTCTACGTCGAGGTCATCCGCCGTATCGGGGATTCGCCGTGGCTCGGTTACGGCGCGCCCGTCACCGTGGACACGGTCACGGCGCAGGTGCCCGTCGGCACCCAGGGGCAGCTCTGGATGGTGATGTTCAGCCACGGCATACCGGCGTTGCTCTGCTTCCTCGCCTGGTTCGTGATCGTCGTGCTGAAAAGCGCGCGGGCCCGCTCGGCACCCGGGCAGTGGCTGGCGGTGGTCCCGGTGATCTGTCTGGTGCAGATCCCGTTCTACGGCATGGCCGACCCCACCATCACGATCGCCTTCTTCGGGGTCGCCGTCGCGATGGCGCTCGCCGAGCGGGAAGCCGGCCCTCGGCACCCCGACCGGGCGCACCCCGCTCGCCTGCGAAGGGCCGTTGCGGGATGA
- a CDS encoding lipopolysaccharide biosynthesis protein, which yields MADAPSGTWSADALGGGGTSVRTVTLTDLLRVPLHRIRLVGAVAAVGLLAVLGYVVLMPSAVTASAVVAVRPVVTDAFTPSGAAADRAVNMNVESGIATGTEVVQRLAAEGGDPREVRDALEVEVPTGGQILRFSYTGRSADEAVRNVNLAAQTYLDVRRTMYEKQRAEMLKRYDESIVEVDKQREILQRRIVSARDGSLDAAIAELGGTNSQLTQLRSARTEIAAVDVNPGWITQSAENVLVSSGRHILLYVLAGLLGGTLLGVVLAFAWESADRRVRSVHDGRDVTGLPLLGTVRGGLTAGGLFGRGLLGGGGLGGGLFGGRRKVMDADIRYVAMAIAERVREPARVALLTTREDPTAITASLAVALAAPGRDVYVADDSGRLERLRTAVLADREHLPAAVNSARPLVPKPRGTDAVSGNGATGQVPTRRPSPYPVGSRPLRDPDATLTLPRTSPDATTSGLGTAGTNAGEVPVGAGGVRFGTWRQRVTTGVVLFNAPPSEADERGVAVARQGAAVVVVEQDRTRHSDLRRLVERLRAAGVTPLGFVLTGRGRG from the coding sequence ATGGCTGATGCACCCTCCGGTACCTGGTCCGCCGACGCACTCGGCGGTGGGGGCACGTCGGTCCGGACGGTCACCCTGACGGACCTGCTCCGTGTCCCGCTGCACCGGATCCGGCTGGTGGGGGCGGTCGCCGCCGTCGGCCTCCTCGCCGTCCTCGGGTACGTCGTCCTCATGCCCAGCGCGGTCACCGCGAGCGCCGTGGTGGCGGTACGCCCGGTCGTCACCGACGCGTTCACCCCCAGCGGCGCCGCCGCCGACCGGGCGGTGAACATGAACGTGGAGAGCGGCATCGCCACCGGGACCGAGGTCGTGCAACGGCTCGCCGCCGAGGGTGGGGACCCGCGCGAGGTGCGCGACGCCCTTGAGGTGGAGGTGCCCACCGGCGGGCAGATCCTCCGCTTCTCGTACACCGGTCGCTCGGCCGACGAGGCCGTACGCAACGTCAACCTCGCCGCGCAGACCTACCTCGACGTGCGCCGGACGATGTACGAGAAGCAGCGGGCCGAGATGTTGAAGCGCTACGACGAGAGCATCGTGGAGGTGGACAAGCAGCGGGAGATTCTGCAGCGGCGGATCGTGAGCGCGCGGGATGGTTCGCTGGACGCCGCCATTGCCGAATTGGGCGGCACCAACAGTCAGCTCACCCAGTTGAGGTCGGCGCGGACGGAAATTGCGGCGGTCGACGTCAACCCGGGTTGGATCACGCAGAGCGCGGAAAATGTTCTGGTCTCCTCCGGCCGGCACATCCTGCTCTACGTGCTGGCCGGGCTTCTCGGCGGCACGCTGCTGGGCGTGGTGCTGGCGTTCGCCTGGGAGTCGGCCGACCGCCGGGTCCGATCGGTCCACGACGGACGCGACGTCACCGGCCTGCCGCTGCTCGGCACGGTGCGCGGCGGCCTGACCGCCGGCGGCCTGTTCGGGCGCGGGCTGCTCGGCGGCGGGGGACTCGGTGGCGGCCTGTTCGGTGGCCGGCGGAAGGTGATGGACGCCGACATCCGGTACGTGGCGATGGCGATCGCCGAGCGGGTTCGTGAGCCGGCCCGGGTGGCGTTGCTGACCACGCGTGAGGACCCGACCGCCATCACCGCCTCCCTGGCGGTCGCGCTCGCCGCGCCCGGCCGGGACGTCTACGTCGCCGACGACAGCGGCCGCCTGGAGAGGCTGCGTACCGCGGTGCTGGCGGACCGGGAACACCTGCCCGCAGCGGTCAACTCGGCCCGTCCACTGGTCCCGAAGCCCCGAGGCACCGACGCGGTCAGCGGCAATGGGGCCACCGGCCAGGTCCCCACCCGCCGACCGTCCCCCTACCCGGTCGGCAGTCGTCCATTGAGGGACCCGGACGCCACCCTGACCCTGCCGCGAACGAGTCCGGACGCGACCACGAGCGGCCTGGGTACGGCCGGGACCAACGCGGGTGAGGTGCCCGTGGGCGCCGGCGGAGTGCGTTTCGGCACGTGGCGGCAGCGCGTCACCACCGGGGTGGTGCTCTTCAACGCGCCACCCTCCGAGGCCGACGAGCGTGGCGTCGCGGTGGCCCGCCAGGGCGCCGCAGTCGTCGTGGTCGAACAGGACAGGACCCGCCACAGCGACCTGCGCCGCCTCGTGGAGCGGCTTCGTGCGGCTGGCGTCACCCCCCTGGGTTTCGTGCTCACCGGCCGCGGACGGGGCTGA
- a CDS encoding phosphatase PAP2 family protein translates to MVLIYALGAASVLVPAVLIPVAATRWVPAAQQSRAADRLRVAVAGLTEALGRNGAALVVLLAGSAAVVTICWPLGEALSRLEPSVDHPVFDYVHARRVDGWADLNSFVTQVGDRYPLKWVTVVAAVAFVIAWRHRRWWIPLVALPLQFVVEQYTQQILAVTVDRGHPPTDVGTYPSGGCARVMLTFGVIAVLAGLTWNVPRRGRIAIATALAVLVSVEGYTRIYAEKHWLTDVLGGWIFGTLLFGVLVLTVLVADGRVRPPTRSANVAPVEATTIA, encoded by the coding sequence GTGGTGCTGATCTACGCTCTGGGGGCAGCGTCGGTGCTGGTGCCGGCCGTCCTGATCCCCGTGGCGGCGACCCGTTGGGTTCCGGCCGCCCAGCAGAGCCGAGCGGCGGACCGACTACGCGTCGCGGTGGCCGGGCTCACCGAGGCACTCGGCCGAAACGGGGCCGCTCTCGTCGTCCTGCTCGCCGGGTCGGCGGCGGTGGTGACGATCTGCTGGCCCCTCGGTGAGGCGCTGTCCAGACTGGAGCCGTCCGTCGATCACCCGGTCTTCGACTACGTGCACGCCCGCCGTGTCGACGGGTGGGCCGACCTCAACTCGTTCGTCACCCAGGTCGGGGACCGGTACCCGCTCAAGTGGGTGACGGTGGTCGCGGCGGTCGCCTTCGTCATCGCCTGGCGGCACCGTCGCTGGTGGATCCCGCTGGTCGCGCTGCCGTTGCAGTTCGTGGTGGAGCAGTACACCCAGCAGATCCTGGCGGTGACCGTGGACCGGGGCCACCCACCCACCGACGTCGGCACCTATCCCTCTGGCGGCTGCGCCCGGGTCATGCTCACGTTCGGCGTCATCGCGGTGCTGGCGGGGCTGACCTGGAACGTCCCGCGACGGGGACGAATCGCCATCGCGACCGCGCTGGCCGTGCTGGTCTCCGTGGAGGGTTACACCCGCATCTATGCCGAGAAGCACTGGCTCACGGACGTGCTCGGTGGCTGGATCTTCGGCACTCTGCTGTTCGGCGTGCTGGTGCTGACGGTGCTCGTCGCCGACGGGCGGGTGCGTCCACCCACCCGGTCCGCGAACGTGGCGCCCGTCGAGGCCACGACCATCGCCTGA